The following proteins come from a genomic window of Shewanella halifaxensis HAW-EB4:
- the lapB gene encoding lipopolysaccharide assembly protein LapB translates to MLEILFLLLPIAAGYGWYMGRRSVRQKQTNQRKQLSRDYFTGLNFLLSNESDKAVDLFISMLDVDDDTIDTHLSLGSLFRKRGEVDRSIRIHQNLIARPSLTTEQRDLAMMELGKDYLAAGFYDRAEEIFINLVNQDDHSEEAETQLIAIYQVTKDWQKAIDIIKKLKRKRQQELKHDTAHFYCELADETEDETLKLKNLQLAIKQDSQCPRALLALAEQYLRQEEFKACKQAIEKLLTTDIDFLPDALAIAKQAYLITNDSTGYQELLREAIENGAGASITITLAQHMIEQGHPKDAEKLIMEGLIRHPTMKSFQHLMKMHLLQAEEGQAKQSLTMLEQLVEQQIKYRPGYRCRECGFPSHRLYWHCPSCKHWGSIKRIRGLDGE, encoded by the coding sequence ATGTTAGAAATCCTCTTTCTGCTTCTTCCAATAGCAGCCGGTTATGGCTGGTATATGGGACGCAGAAGTGTCAGGCAGAAACAGACAAATCAAAGAAAGCAGCTAAGCCGTGATTATTTCACAGGGCTTAACTTTCTGCTGTCGAATGAATCAGATAAAGCCGTTGACCTGTTTATCAGTATGTTAGATGTCGACGATGATACTATTGATACCCATCTTTCGTTAGGTTCACTATTTCGTAAACGCGGCGAAGTTGACCGCTCTATTCGTATTCACCAAAACCTCATTGCAAGGCCAAGCTTAACCACTGAGCAACGAGATTTGGCAATGATGGAGTTGGGTAAAGACTATTTAGCTGCCGGTTTTTACGACAGAGCAGAAGAGATTTTTATTAATCTTGTTAATCAAGATGATCACAGTGAAGAAGCTGAAACTCAACTCATCGCAATCTACCAAGTGACTAAAGATTGGCAAAAAGCGATCGACATTATCAAAAAGTTGAAGCGTAAACGCCAACAAGAACTCAAACATGATACTGCGCACTTTTACTGTGAATTAGCCGATGAAACTGAAGATGAGACATTAAAACTTAAGAACCTGCAGCTGGCGATTAAGCAAGATAGTCAATGTCCGCGCGCCTTACTCGCGCTTGCGGAGCAGTATTTAAGGCAAGAAGAGTTTAAGGCTTGCAAGCAAGCGATAGAAAAGCTGCTTACCACTGATATTGACTTTTTGCCCGATGCTTTAGCAATAGCAAAACAAGCTTATCTAATTACCAATGACAGTACCGGCTATCAGGAGCTTCTTCGGGAAGCGATAGAGAATGGGGCTGGTGCCAGTATTACCATCACCCTTGCTCAGCACATGATTGAGCAAGGACACCCTAAAGATGCAGAAAAGTTGATCATGGAAGGCCTAATTAGGCACCCCACGATGAAAAGCTTCCAGCACCTTATGAAAATGCATTTACTACAAGCTGAAGAAGGACAAGCCAAGCAGAGTTTAACAATGCTTGAACAGCTAGTAGAACAACAGATCAAATATAGACCTGGGTATCGCTGCAGAGAATGTGGCTTCCCATCCCATAGGCTATATTGGCATTGTCCCTCATGTAAGCATTGGGGCAGCATCAAAAGGATCAGAGGTCTAGACGGTGAGTAA
- the serC gene encoding 3-phosphoserine/phosphohydroxythreonine transaminase yields MSAIFNFCAGPAMLPPAVMQKAQKELLNWNGQGVSVMEVSHRSKEFIALTEQAEADLRQLMDIPFNYHVLFMHGGGRGQFSAVVNNFLGNDGKALYLVDGSWSKAAVEEAEKLAGKDKIDTIDIVSTVQGKREVSIPDLTQIDKDYRYLHYCPNETVDGIEIFESINSPWPVIADMSSNILSRKIDVSQFGLIYAGAQKNIGPSGLSIVIVRDDMLVLPSLPQSSIMDYRLAVENDSMYNTPPTFAWYLAAEVFSWLKSVGGVCEMEKLNLEKAKRLYQCIDELDFYVSGVAKQNRSRMNVTFQLTNSELNSQFLEEAQVAGLVALKGHRSVGGMRASIYNAMPLEGVDTLVEFMQAFAAKHS; encoded by the coding sequence GTGAGCGCGATTTTCAACTTCTGTGCAGGCCCTGCCATGTTACCCCCCGCTGTAATGCAAAAGGCTCAGAAAGAACTATTAAACTGGAATGGCCAAGGTGTTTCCGTAATGGAAGTGAGTCATCGAAGTAAAGAATTTATCGCGTTAACCGAGCAAGCTGAAGCTGACTTACGTCAATTAATGGATATCCCATTCAACTATCACGTGCTATTTATGCATGGCGGCGGGCGAGGGCAGTTTTCTGCTGTTGTGAATAATTTTTTAGGTAACGATGGCAAAGCACTCTATTTAGTCGATGGTAGCTGGTCAAAGGCTGCAGTCGAAGAGGCGGAAAAATTAGCGGGTAAAGACAAGATTGATACAATCGATATTGTCAGTACAGTACAGGGAAAGAGAGAAGTTTCGATTCCGGATCTCACCCAAATTGATAAAGACTATCGCTATCTACACTACTGTCCAAATGAGACTGTAGATGGTATCGAAATTTTTGAAAGCATTAACAGCCCTTGGCCCGTTATCGCCGATATGTCATCTAATATTTTGTCGCGTAAGATTGATGTTAGCCAGTTTGGTTTAATTTATGCGGGCGCGCAAAAGAACATTGGCCCATCGGGATTAAGCATCGTAATCGTTCGTGATGATATGCTGGTTCTGCCGAGCCTACCTCAGTCATCAATAATGGATTACCGCTTAGCGGTAGAAAACGATTCTATGTACAACACGCCGCCTACCTTTGCCTGGTATTTAGCTGCTGAAGTCTTTAGCTGGCTGAAAAGCGTCGGTGGTGTCTGTGAGATGGAAAAGCTCAACCTTGAGAAGGCTAAGCGACTTTATCAGTGTATCGATGAGTTAGATTTTTATGTTAGTGGTGTGGCAAAGCAAAATCGTAGCCGAATGAATGTGACGTTCCAACTGACGAATTCTGAGTTGAACAGCCAGTTTTTAGAAGAGGCTCAAGTGGCTGGTTTAGTCGCGCTTAAAGGCCACCGTAGTGTCGGTGGAATGCGTGCCAGTATATACAACGCAATGCCACTAGAAGGTGTGGACACTTTAGTTGAGTTTATGCAGGCGTTTGCTGCAAAGCATAGCTAA
- the ihfB gene encoding integration host factor subunit beta, producing the protein MTKSELIEKLATRQSQLSAKEVEAAIKEMLEQMADTLEAGDRIEIRGFGSFSLHYRAPRTGRNPKTGTSVELEGKYVPHFKPGKELRERVDAINT; encoded by the coding sequence ATGACTAAATCCGAACTAATCGAAAAACTTGCCACTAGGCAGTCGCAGCTGTCTGCGAAAGAAGTGGAAGCCGCTATCAAAGAAATGTTGGAGCAAATGGCCGATACATTAGAAGCTGGAGATCGAATCGAGATCCGTGGATTTGGTAGTTTCTCACTTCATTATCGTGCACCACGCACTGGCCGTAACCCAAAGACTGGTACTTCAGTCGAATTGGAAGGCAAGTATGTACCGCACTTTAAGCCAGGCAAAGAACTGCGCGAACGTGTTGATGCAATCAACACGTAA
- a CDS encoding amino acid aminotransferase, whose product MFNKLTAMPADPILGLLTKYREDDHSQKVDLGVGVYKDESGHTPILSCVKKAEKFRLETESTKVYIGPTGSADFNRLMSELAFGAVHPAIIANRIRTVSTPGGTGALRVAADFIKRCNPNAVIWVSDPTWANHTGLFEAAGITVKTYPYYDYETKSLKFDEMKAALANVSSDDVVLLHACCHNPSGMDLSVPQWDEIITLTADKGFTPLIDMAYQGFGDGVDEDAYGVRKMAAAVNDMILCSSCSKNFGLYRERIGACTIIAKDATRADIAFSVLLYVIRCIYSMPPAHGAAIVETILGSDELKQEWLDELTVMRERINGNRTMLVNKLKEKGVQRNFDFIAQQKGMFSFLGITAAQVAELQEHYSVYMVDSSRISIAGIGTGNVDYLAESIAKVIS is encoded by the coding sequence ATGTTCAACAAATTGACCGCTATGCCTGCCGATCCAATTCTTGGGTTACTGACTAAGTATCGTGAAGATGACCATTCTCAAAAAGTCGATTTGGGTGTGGGTGTCTATAAAGATGAGTCGGGTCACACACCAATCCTGTCTTGCGTGAAAAAGGCAGAGAAGTTTAGGTTAGAGACAGAGTCAACCAAAGTTTACATCGGCCCTACTGGTTCTGCCGACTTTAACCGCTTAATGTCTGAACTTGCTTTTGGCGCTGTTCACCCAGCAATTATCGCTAATCGAATTCGCACAGTTTCGACACCCGGTGGTACGGGAGCACTGCGTGTTGCGGCCGATTTTATCAAACGCTGTAACCCAAATGCGGTAATCTGGGTTAGCGATCCAACTTGGGCTAACCACACTGGATTATTTGAGGCGGCGGGCATTACCGTTAAAACCTACCCCTACTATGACTACGAAACGAAATCGCTTAAGTTTGACGAGATGAAAGCGGCGCTAGCAAACGTTAGCTCTGACGATGTCGTCCTTCTACATGCATGTTGTCATAACCCAAGTGGCATGGACTTAAGCGTCCCACAATGGGACGAGATCATCACCCTCACAGCCGATAAGGGGTTTACACCACTAATTGATATGGCTTACCAAGGTTTTGGTGACGGTGTAGATGAAGATGCTTATGGCGTACGTAAGATGGCAGCAGCAGTCAACGATATGATCCTGTGCAGCTCTTGCTCGAAGAACTTTGGTTTATACCGCGAGCGTATCGGCGCATGCACGATAATTGCTAAGGATGCGACTCGTGCTGATATCGCGTTTTCAGTACTCTTGTACGTGATACGTTGTATCTACTCAATGCCACCAGCTCATGGCGCCGCCATTGTCGAAACTATACTTGGTTCAGATGAGCTAAAACAGGAATGGTTAGACGAACTAACCGTGATGCGAGAGCGCATTAACGGTAACCGTACAATGTTAGTTAATAAGCTGAAAGAGAAAGGCGTACAACGCAACTTTGACTTTATCGCCCAGCAGAAAGGCATGTTCTCTTTCCTTGGGATCACAGCAGCACAGGTTGCCGAGCTGCAGGAGCATTATAGTGTTTACATGGTGGACTCAAGCCGTATTAGTATCGCAGGTATTGGAACCGGTAATGTCGATTACTTAGCAGAATCGATTGCTAAAGTGATCTCTTAA
- a CDS encoding LapA family protein, giving the protein MKSFIIAFFVAAFFFLALIFGARNEQVVTISYFVAQGEFRLPVVLAFVFLAGFLVSWIFALYHIAGLKLALRRANKKLLNAEDKQITESESKTLVVKQSTEKEVDA; this is encoded by the coding sequence GTGAAGTCATTTATCATTGCCTTTTTTGTCGCTGCATTTTTTTTCTTAGCGCTTATCTTTGGTGCTCGTAATGAACAAGTCGTGACGATTAGTTACTTTGTTGCTCAAGGCGAGTTTAGGTTACCCGTGGTGCTCGCATTTGTGTTCTTGGCTGGCTTTCTAGTGAGCTGGATCTTCGCTTTGTACCATATCGCGGGTTTAAAATTAGCGCTACGTCGTGCGAATAAGAAATTATTAAACGCAGAAGACAAGCAAATAACTGAATCCGAATCGAAAACTCTAGTCGTTAAACAAAGCACAGAAAAAGAAGTAGACGCTTAA
- the rpsA gene encoding 30S ribosomal protein S1 has protein sequence MTESFADLFEQSLNELEFRPGSIVRGVVVAIENGMVLVDAGLKSESPIPAEQFKNAQGALEVAVGDEVDVALDSVEDGFGETQLSREKAKRHEAWIVLEKAYEDAETVIGIINGKVKGGFTVELNGIRAFLPGSLVDVRPVRDTAHLENKELEFKVIKLDQKRNNVVVSRRAVIESESSAERDALLENLQEGQSVKGIVKNLTDYGAFVDLGGVDGLLHITDMAWKRVKHPSEIVNVGDEINVKVLKYDRERTRVSLGLKQLGEDPWLEISKRYPENTRLTGRVTNLTDYGCFVEIEEGVEGLVHVSEMDWTNKNIHPSKVVNLGDEVEVLVLDIDEERRRISLGLKQCKTNPWDDFAERFNKGDKVSGKIKSITDFGIFIGLDGGIDGLVHLSDISWNGTGEDAVAEYKKGDEIHAVVLSVDPERERISLGVKQTEDDPFNAYLADKKKGVVVNGVVTAVDAKGVTIELAETVEGYLRVSDISRERIEDASTVYAVGDKVESKFMGVDRKNRTISLSIRAKDEAEEKEAMASLNSQEDAVMSSAMAEAFKAARK, from the coding sequence ATGACTGAATCTTTTGCTGATCTATTTGAACAATCCCTTAATGAACTTGAATTCCGTCCTGGTTCTATCGTACGTGGTGTAGTTGTAGCCATCGAAAACGGTATGGTACTAGTTGACGCAGGTCTTAAGTCTGAAAGCCCAATCCCAGCTGAACAATTCAAGAACGCTCAAGGCGCTCTAGAAGTTGCTGTTGGTGATGAAGTTGATGTTGCGCTTGACTCTGTTGAAGATGGTTTCGGTGAAACCCAACTTTCTCGTGAGAAAGCTAAGCGTCACGAAGCTTGGATCGTTCTAGAAAAAGCGTACGAAGATGCTGAAACTGTAATCGGTATCATCAATGGTAAGGTTAAAGGCGGTTTCACTGTTGAATTAAACGGTATCCGTGCATTCCTACCAGGTTCTCTAGTTGACGTTCGCCCAGTTCGCGATACTGCTCACCTAGAAAACAAAGAATTAGAATTCAAAGTTATCAAGCTTGACCAGAAGCGCAACAACGTTGTTGTTTCTCGTCGTGCAGTTATCGAATCAGAAAGCAGCGCAGAGCGTGATGCTCTTCTTGAGAACCTTCAAGAAGGTCAATCAGTTAAGGGTATCGTTAAGAACCTTACTGACTACGGTGCATTCGTTGATCTTGGTGGTGTTGACGGTCTTCTACATATCACTGATATGGCTTGGAAGCGTGTTAAGCACCCATCTGAAATCGTTAATGTTGGTGACGAAATCAACGTTAAAGTTCTTAAGTATGACCGTGAGCGTACACGCGTATCACTAGGTCTTAAGCAACTTGGCGAAGATCCATGGTTAGAAATCAGCAAGCGCTACCCAGAAAACACACGTTTGACTGGTCGCGTTACTAACCTAACTGACTACGGTTGTTTCGTTGAAATCGAAGAAGGCGTTGAAGGTCTTGTTCACGTTTCTGAAATGGATTGGACTAACAAGAACATTCACCCATCTAAGGTTGTTAACCTAGGTGATGAAGTTGAAGTTCTAGTTCTTGACATCGATGAAGAGCGTCGTCGTATCTCTCTAGGTCTTAAGCAATGTAAGACTAACCCATGGGATGATTTCGCAGAGCGTTTCAACAAGGGCGACAAGGTTTCTGGTAAGATCAAGTCAATCACTGACTTCGGTATCTTCATCGGTCTTGACGGCGGCATCGACGGTCTAGTTCACCTTTCTGACATCTCTTGGAACGGTACTGGCGAAGACGCAGTTGCTGAATACAAGAAAGGCGACGAAATCCACGCTGTAGTTCTTTCAGTAGACCCAGAGCGTGAGCGCATCAGCTTAGGCGTTAAGCAAACTGAAGACGATCCATTCAATGCATACCTTGCTGATAAGAAGAAAGGTGTTGTAGTAAATGGTGTTGTTACTGCAGTTGACGCAAAAGGTGTTACAATTGAACTAGCTGAGACTGTTGAAGGTTACCTTCGCGTTTCAGATATCTCTCGTGAGCGTATCGAAGATGCATCTACAGTTTACGCTGTAGGTGACAAAGTAGAATCTAAGTTCATGGGTGTGGATCGTAAGAACCGCACTATCAGCCTATCTATCCGTGCGAAAGATGAAGCTGAAGAGAAAGAAGCAATGGCTAGCTTGAACAGTCAGGAAGACGCTGTGATGAGCAGTGCTATGGCTGAAGCGTTCAAAGCAGCTCGTAAATAA
- a CDS encoding serine hydrolase domain-containing protein gives MFFKSLLLFGTFSIGSFFPAQQVHAAQSQYGELANSFKKRFNHELKDNKLPGGAFVIVEADSVLKLGTYGKRVKGGSQNIDADTVFRLASVSKTFAGTLASMLVEEGKLDWQQPIISYLPEFALAKQQNVTQINLGHIIGHSTGLMPNSYDNLINANVKLSKIVSKFDELTPICKPGVCYGYQNVAFSFIKDAIEQQSTFSYANFIQQRIFAPLSMSSASVGYDAFLNESNRAEPHVKTKSGFQKVKVKPNYYQLAPAAGVNASISDLSKWLMANLGQNPDVISASMIEDLTTPGVKTTKELRRRDWRPYLDSAHYGKGWRVYEFNGRPLIYHAGWVAGYVAEVSYSPELNIGMAMLLNGESRVIAKLSSEFWRDAFKQADKLGM, from the coding sequence ATGTTTTTTAAATCTTTACTCCTGTTCGGTACTTTTTCTATCGGATCATTCTTTCCTGCTCAGCAAGTGCATGCAGCGCAATCTCAATATGGCGAGCTTGCAAACAGCTTCAAAAAACGCTTTAACCATGAATTAAAAGATAACAAGCTTCCCGGCGGCGCTTTTGTCATTGTTGAAGCGGATTCAGTCTTAAAACTTGGGACTTATGGCAAACGAGTAAAAGGTGGTAGCCAAAATATAGATGCTGACACGGTATTTAGATTAGCGTCTGTCTCTAAAACCTTTGCAGGTACGCTGGCCTCTATGCTCGTTGAAGAGGGAAAACTAGATTGGCAACAACCTATTATTAGTTATTTGCCAGAATTTGCGTTAGCTAAGCAGCAAAATGTAACACAGATTAACCTAGGCCACATTATTGGTCATAGCACAGGCTTAATGCCAAATAGTTATGACAACCTTATCAATGCCAATGTCAAACTCAGTAAAATTGTCAGTAAATTTGATGAGCTAACCCCCATTTGCAAACCTGGTGTCTGTTATGGCTATCAAAATGTCGCGTTTTCTTTTATCAAAGATGCTATAGAACAACAATCGACTTTCAGCTACGCGAACTTTATACAGCAACGGATTTTCGCACCATTGAGTATGAGCTCTGCCTCTGTTGGCTACGACGCATTTCTAAATGAAAGCAACCGAGCCGAACCCCACGTCAAAACCAAATCTGGATTTCAGAAGGTTAAAGTTAAACCTAATTATTATCAACTTGCACCGGCTGCTGGCGTTAATGCCAGCATTAGCGATCTTTCAAAATGGTTAATGGCGAATTTAGGTCAAAATCCAGACGTGATCTCAGCGAGTATGATAGAGGATCTAACCACACCGGGCGTTAAGACCACAAAAGAGCTACGCCGTAGAGATTGGCGTCCCTACCTTGACAGTGCCCATTACGGTAAAGGTTGGCGCGTCTATGAGTTCAATGGCCGTCCGCTGATCTACCATGCGGGCTGGGTTGCAGGATATGTTGCTGAAGTATCCTACTCTCCTGAGTTAAATATCGGTATGGCGATGTTACTCAATGGCGAGTCACGAGTAATCGCAAAATTAAGCTCCGAGTTTTGGCGCGATGCATTCAAGCAAGCAGATAAACTCGGTATGTGA
- the pyrF gene encoding orotidine-5'-phosphate decarboxylase yields the protein MTDKPILVALDYDNKNDALQLIDQLDPDMCRLKVGKEMFTLFGPQLVTDIHSRGFDLFLDLKFHDIPNTVAKAVAAAAELGVWMTNIHASGGLAMMEAAKRALEPYGDKAPLLIAVTVLTSMSDEELKLLGINVPASEHVLRLAALTKQAGLDGVVCSAQESSLLKAKFGQDFKLITPGIRPAGSDKGDQHRVMTPAEALAAGSDYLVIGRPITKAADPLKALQAIHQTIA from the coding sequence ATGACTGACAAGCCTATTTTAGTTGCCCTAGACTATGATAATAAAAATGATGCTTTGCAGCTTATCGATCAATTAGACCCTGATATGTGTCGACTAAAAGTTGGCAAAGAGATGTTTACTCTGTTTGGCCCGCAATTGGTTACCGATATTCATAGCCGTGGGTTTGATCTGTTCCTAGATCTTAAGTTCCACGATATCCCAAATACTGTCGCTAAAGCGGTAGCCGCCGCCGCAGAACTAGGCGTTTGGATGACGAATATCCATGCCTCTGGCGGGCTAGCCATGATGGAAGCCGCTAAGCGCGCACTCGAGCCATACGGGGACAAAGCGCCTTTGCTTATCGCTGTTACTGTATTAACCTCAATGAGCGATGAAGAGCTTAAGTTACTTGGCATCAATGTCCCAGCCTCGGAGCATGTGTTAAGACTTGCGGCGCTGACTAAACAAGCAGGCCTTGATGGGGTTGTCTGTTCTGCGCAGGAATCAAGCTTATTAAAAGCTAAGTTCGGTCAAGACTTCAAACTCATCACACCTGGTATTCGCCCAGCAGGCTCTGACAAAGGCGATCAACACCGAGTGATGACACCCGCTGAAGCGCTTGCTGCGGGTTCTGATTATTTAGTAATTGGACGTCCAATTACAAAAGCTGCAGATCCGCTAAAGGCATTACAAGCAATCCATCAAACGATTGCATAA
- the aroA gene encoding 3-phosphoshikimate 1-carboxyvinyltransferase, producing MNQLRLEPIKKVSGTINIPGSKSISNRALLLATLASGTTTLTNLLDSDDIRYMLASLKQLGVSYRLSNNNTVCELDGLAGPLNAGEPQTLFLGNAGTAMRPLCAALTLGQGQFTLTGEPRMEERPIGDLVDALRQLGAEVSYLKNEGFPPLNITSTGLNGGNVEIAGDLSSQFLTALLMVAPLAKGDVNIKIKGELVSKPYIDITLALMAQFGVEVQNNDYASFVIKAGQRYVSPGKVLVEGDASSASYFLAAGAIQGGEVKVTGVGKLSIQGDVKFADVLEQMGADIEWGDDYIIARQAKLKAVDLDMNHIPDAAMTIATAALFATGTTRIRNIYNWRIKETDRLAAMATELRKVGAIVDEGHDYISVTPPAKLNTAAIDTYNDHRMAMCFSMMAFADCGITINEPECTSKTFPDYFNQFNALAN from the coding sequence ATGAATCAATTACGTTTAGAGCCGATTAAAAAAGTATCAGGTACCATTAATATTCCTGGTTCAAAGAGTATCTCAAATCGTGCTTTATTATTGGCGACACTCGCTAGTGGAACCACGACACTCACCAATTTACTCGACTCCGATGATATTCGTTATATGTTGGCCTCGCTTAAGCAGTTAGGCGTCAGCTATCGTTTATCAAATAACAACACAGTTTGTGAATTAGATGGCTTAGCCGGTCCATTAAATGCGGGTGAGCCACAAACGCTATTTTTAGGTAATGCTGGCACTGCTATGCGGCCTTTGTGCGCTGCGCTGACATTAGGCCAAGGTCAGTTTACCTTAACAGGTGAGCCGCGAATGGAAGAGCGTCCTATTGGCGATCTCGTCGACGCGCTGCGCCAACTTGGTGCCGAGGTAAGCTATCTTAAAAATGAAGGCTTTCCGCCGCTAAATATCACTTCTACCGGTTTAAATGGTGGCAATGTCGAGATTGCGGGCGATCTATCCAGCCAGTTTTTAACGGCACTACTGATGGTTGCGCCACTGGCCAAAGGCGATGTCAATATCAAGATTAAAGGCGAGCTTGTCTCAAAACCTTATATCGATATTACGCTTGCTTTGATGGCGCAGTTTGGCGTCGAAGTGCAAAACAATGACTACGCCTCATTCGTCATTAAAGCGGGTCAGCGTTATGTGTCACCTGGAAAAGTACTCGTAGAAGGTGATGCGTCATCGGCATCATATTTTCTTGCTGCCGGAGCGATTCAAGGTGGAGAAGTAAAAGTTACTGGTGTAGGCAAGCTCAGTATTCAAGGTGATGTTAAGTTTGCCGATGTGCTCGAGCAAATGGGTGCAGATATAGAATGGGGCGATGATTACATTATCGCTCGTCAAGCAAAGCTAAAAGCGGTTGATCTTGATATGAATCATATCCCAGATGCGGCGATGACGATTGCAACTGCTGCGCTGTTTGCGACAGGTACAACCCGTATTCGCAATATTTATAACTGGCGTATTAAAGAGACCGATCGCCTTGCAGCGATGGCAACAGAACTGCGAAAGGTAGGGGCGATTGTGGATGAAGGTCATGACTACATTAGTGTGACGCCACCCGCTAAGTTAAATACTGCGGCAATTGATACCTACAATGATCACCGTATGGCGATGTGCTTTTCTATGATGGCATTTGCTGATTGCGGGATCACCATTAATGAACCTGAGTGTACGTCTAAAACATTCCCTGATTATTTCAATCAATTCAACGCGCTTGCTAACTAA
- the cmk gene encoding (d)CMP kinase, which translates to MSERAPVVTVDGPSGAGKGTISQLLAERLGYKLLDSGAIYRVLALAAIHHNVELDNEESLTLLAAHLDVQFVTGNEGKGIKVVLEGEDVSTTIRSQECSNAASKVAAFPRVREALLRRQRAFAEAPGLIADGRDMGTVVFPATPAKLYLTATAEERAQRRYNQLQDKGFDVNIDQLLSEIKERDDRDMNRSVAPLVPAEDALIIDTTNINIEDVLDLALTHIHQKLQVPA; encoded by the coding sequence ATGTCAGAAAGGGCGCCTGTTGTCACTGTTGACGGCCCAAGCGGTGCGGGAAAAGGTACTATTAGTCAGTTACTTGCGGAGCGGTTAGGCTACAAGTTACTCGATAGTGGTGCGATTTACCGTGTATTAGCGTTAGCCGCTATTCATCATAACGTAGAACTAGATAACGAAGAATCGTTGACATTACTTGCTGCACACTTGGACGTGCAATTTGTGACGGGTAATGAAGGCAAAGGAATTAAAGTCGTTTTAGAGGGCGAGGATGTATCGACAACGATACGTAGCCAAGAGTGCTCTAATGCGGCATCAAAAGTAGCGGCATTTCCACGTGTTAGGGAAGCGTTACTGCGTCGTCAGCGTGCATTTGCAGAAGCCCCCGGCTTGATTGCTGACGGTCGTGATATGGGAACAGTTGTATTTCCAGCCACACCAGCTAAATTGTATTTAACGGCGACGGCGGAAGAAAGAGCCCAAAGACGCTATAATCAGTTGCAGGACAAGGGCTTCGATGTTAACATCGATCAACTTTTGTCTGAGATAAAAGAGCGTGACGACCGCGATATGAATCGCAGTGTCGCTCCTTTGGTGCCTGCCGAAGATGCACTTATTATCGATACGACTAACATTAATATTGAAGATGTGTTGGACTTAGCGCTAACGCATATTCATCAAAAGCTCCAAGTGCCTGCGTAA
- a CDS encoding SDR family oxidoreductase, with protein MFSYQGKNVVVVGGTSGINLGIAIRFSQAGANVAVASRSETKVNAAVEQLKLANPEGKHLGVCFDVRDLEALKLGFAVIADSFSHIDVLVSGAAGNFPSSAEKLSENGFKSVMDIDLLGSFQVLKQGFPLIKEQGGAIIQISAPQAFVPMPMQVHVCAAKAGVDMLTKTLAIEWGCKGIRINSIVPGPIAGTEGFDRLAPSAELQAHVAKGVPLRRNGSCDDIANAALFLASDMASYITGAVLPVDGGWSLGGAGAAIAEIGQLARRN; from the coding sequence ATGTTTAGCTATCAAGGAAAGAATGTTGTCGTTGTTGGCGGTACCAGTGGCATAAACTTAGGTATCGCTATTCGCTTCTCTCAGGCTGGTGCGAATGTGGCTGTTGCGAGTCGCAGTGAAACTAAAGTTAATGCTGCTGTTGAGCAGTTAAAACTCGCTAACCCAGAAGGTAAGCACTTAGGCGTCTGTTTTGACGTAAGAGATCTTGAAGCGTTAAAACTAGGTTTTGCCGTCATTGCCGACTCATTTTCGCACATTGATGTTTTAGTGAGTGGGGCAGCGGGTAACTTTCCGTCATCGGCTGAAAAGCTGTCAGAAAATGGCTTTAAGTCAGTCATGGATATCGACCTTCTAGGAAGCTTTCAGGTGCTTAAGCAAGGTTTTCCACTGATTAAAGAGCAGGGCGGTGCCATCATTCAGATCTCAGCGCCGCAAGCATTCGTGCCAATGCCTATGCAGGTACACGTTTGTGCTGCTAAAGCTGGCGTCGATATGTTAACTAAGACATTAGCGATAGAGTGGGGCTGTAAAGGCATTCGGATCAATTCTATCGTTCCAGGACCGATTGCTGGTACAGAAGGATTTGATAGGTTAGCTCCTAGTGCAGAGTTACAGGCTCATGTTGCCAAAGGTGTCCCTTTAAGGCGTAACGGTAGTTGTGACGATATTGCCAATGCAGCATTATTTCTAGCATCTGATATGGCGTCTTACATCACGGGTGCTGTATTACCCGTTGATGGTGGTTGGTCACTTGGTGGCGCGGGCGCCGCTATTGCCGAGATAGGCCAATTAGCTAGACGCAACTAA